The DNA segment CCAAGATTTCTTGATGACCAAGCCTAGCTCGTGGCTTGGACCTGTTCTATTGTCTgaaattttcttgatttttataCCACAAAAAACAGCCATGTCCTATATCCAATTACTTGAACATTGTTATTAAAAATGTTCACATATTTCAAGATGGTCTTCATCGAGTTTGATatagtttaaattttaaaacacctaAATCCATATATTTCGATCCCTAATATGTAACACTATTAATATTTGAGTTGGATCCTTATGTAACTTTTTTGAATCGGTttcatattatattaaattatagaCATATATATTTGTCGACATTATTAATCGATTGGCATGTCAGCACTcaacaaatgaaaaaaaaaaaaaaaaatgcttttgaaaaattttgttcCTAATTTCTtgcaattaattattaatttgaaATTAAGTTAGCATGTTGAACAATTATGTTCCTAATTAAACGTGGATGCGCATGTACCAGTAGAACTGTCAGACGGATCAACTCATGGCAGGGCGGGCCAGCCCACCAAAAACCCACATTTTGGTGGTCGAAGGCGGGTCATCCCACCATCTCGACTGTTGAAAATCCTCAATCCAgcccaacccaaggtgggttgtGGGTTAGGCAAACCAACCCGACGAGCCTAACTCAAATTAACGGCTCTATGGATGAGATTACCAATTAGTTGTAGTGTACAATTGCCAAACTATTGTTAGCCATCCCGTGAAGTTGAAACCATCGGCGAGTCTCTTAATATTCATTATTATTCATGGCGGGTCTAATTCGAAGCAAGAAAGAAAAAAGTGcactaataaaaaatattaacaaGCACATGAGTTATCTTTTATGATGCAATTGAGAAAAGAGTGACTTTTTCATCGAAAATATTCAATTGAGTACTAATTTTTAACTTgctcgaaaaaaaaaacaaatgtcatattatataataatttattcatgGCATGCATATTGCATACTTTACATTCGTCTGATTTGTTTTAGATAGTAGTCGACTCAcgtgaaataattttattaaaatcaaagtagatttaatttgttttaatttCCTGCCATTACTTTTATTAGAATGCAACTTGCccatttttattgaaattttaaaaaatagtcaAGGAAAAAAGGGTTGAGTTGTCCAAGATCTTTGGCTCGTTCTTTGGACAATTTTGACCGGTCGTTTCGGTTTTTTGCTTccataaatattttgaaatattctTCGAGTTGAAAGTCGTCAAACTCAAACTCTCTCATTCTTTTAGTATTTATCATTTCAAATTGGGATGAAGAAAGTAAATAAACTATAGATGTAAGGTCGTGgtgaataagaataaaaataaaaatcctgTGTGGGGAAAATACAATTTGGGTTTCAAAATATTCTTTATATATTAAATGACAGAGACAATAAAAACTTACTGGAGACAAGTACGATGACATGAATTAGTTTTTCGCTTAAACGAAAGATTACTTCGAACAAATAAATAGATCTTCTCAATTATCTATAGATATGATCACGTGATATTACAACAAAAAAGTGAATAGAAAAATAGATTACTTTCGAACAAATTAAGTACATCTTCTTAATTTTTATTGTGTAGATACGATcacgtgatatatatatatatatatatatatatatatatatatatatatatatatatatatatataattagagTTTATTCACATTATAACTAATGGCTAAATTAATTGGATCGACGAACTtttccaaaataaatattaaataaataattggtTCGCAACAAAAAATTGAATGCAAACGGTCCAATTTTCTAGTGTATGTTTAATATTAACCATATATTGAACAAAATTAAACCTTTTTTTCTctaaaacaaataataataattaaccGGTTCAATTCAACCATCAGATgttgaaatttatttatcatttttaaaattcaatgaATTAGTCAACGGTCAAAATTACCCAATCTCTACAAATAATTAAGCACTTGCCGCCATGCAATCCTTCCCATTCGAATCTCGCAGCACTTCAAAAACACACAGTCACGCACAAAAATCAATCAAGAAAACGAAAATGGCAACCTTAAACTCTTCGAGCTTATTGAATCCAtccatttcttcttcttcttcttcttcttcttcttcttctaccCGGCGAAAAATAATGGTCAGGGCTGCCATTAACATCCCGCAACGCATTTCAAATTCTCGTCCCGAGCTCCGAACAAATGGTTTGGATGAGCTCCAACCCCTTAGCATTAACACTGGAATATTCAAAAGATTTGATGAGAATATTCATGGCGCGGATCCTTATTTGGTGATGGAAAAGATTTACGCAATCTTGGAAGCGGTTGCCGATAGAGTTGAAATGCACAAAAATATCGGAGATCAACGGACCCATTGGAACAGTCTTCTTTTGAATTCAATCAATGCCATCATTCTGGCCGCCGCAACGATGGCCGGAATTGCCTCCATGAGCGCCGGAGCTCCGGTTGCTGCTCTGAAGTTCTCTTCGACTGCAATGTACGTGGCCGCGACTGGGATGCTGTCGATCGTGAATAAAATTCAGCCGTCTCAGCTGGCGGAAGAACAGAGGAACGCCGCCAGGCTGTTCAAGCAGCTTCAAAATCAAATCCAGACCATGATTTGCATAGGGAATCCCACGGAAGCTGATGTGAAAGAATTCATGGAAAAAGTGTTGGCTCTGGATAAAGCATACCCCCTCCCTCTCCTTGGGGTAATGCTGGAAAAGTTCCCCGAGACTGTGGAGCCCGCAGTCTGGTGGCCGACGGAGCGGCGGCGGAGACAGCCAAAAGGGCCCGGCGGGGACAAAGATTTCAACGGCTGGGACGGGAAATTAGAGGAAGAAATGAGAGAGATGGTGAAGGTGATGAGAATAAAAGATAGAGAAGACTACTTGAGATTGGCCAATAAAGCTGTAAAACTCAACAAAATTCTCGCCGTCACGGCTCCGGTGCTGACGGGCTTAGCGGCCCTGGGTTCCGCCTTCGTGGGATCTCCTTCCCACGGCGGTTGGGCGGTGATGGTGGGCGTCGTAGGCGGCGCGTTTGCGAGTGTAGTGAACGCATTGGAACATGGGGGGCAGGTGGGAATGGTGTTCGAAATGTACAGGAGCAACGCGGGATTCTTCAAGCTGATGGAAGAATGGATTGAATGGAACCTGAGGGAAGAAGAACTGGAGAGAAGGGAGAATGGAGAATTACTGGAAATGAAGGTGTGTCTGCAGCTGGGAAGAAGCTTGTCGGAGCTCAGAGATGTTGCTGCATCGTCTTCCATTAAAGGGATAAACAATATCGATGAGTTCGCCGGCAAGCTTTTCTGAATCTTCGacacatgcatgcatgcatgtttCATATTGGAGCatgatcattttatttatttatttatttttaaacgtAAATAATTTTATGATGTAAAGCTAACATAGATTGTCTAAATTTAGGGCAAAAACATTTATTTCGTTCTTTTTTCCATTTTAATTCTAATgaagaataattttttatatttataataattattgtGGAAAATCTAACTCGTGCATGGATTATGATTTGTAAATGATAGCCACGTATGATTGGATATATAACGAGTTAATTTGCTATATATGAATGCGAAATGGAAATAcgtaaaaatcataaattatattacaataaaagaatataatatcttcttcttttcttgccAAGTACTTGAACTACAAAAATATCAAGGCGGTcgtattatttaattattttcagaacATTTAGTAAAACTAAGAggaattaaaataaatgtttttagttaaatttcgaattttgagttttagttGATGTTAATAtgctaattttaatttttggatgatttggtCCAATTATTGTCACAACGTACATATGAGCAATATCCAGTGTCACCTTAATAATTGGTGAAAAATAAACAGAATAACAATGTAAAGTCGTTTGTTTGAATTACAAGCTTATAAcaaatgcctccgagaccagttaacagacgcgggggacctccacctccacctccgcagaatccgctttcggcattggagcaggccaatgcaaacatgatggctgggattactgctctgttggagcagcaggtgGCACGTCCGAGACTTTCCCATGATGAGGAcgtggctgagaggttccagaagaagggaccgaaggagttctctggtgccacagatccactcgttgctgaggggtggatccgttctttggagagcatctttgcttacatggggttgactgatgcggacaaggtgagatgcgcagtgtacatgctgaagggtgatgcagacttatggtGGGAGAGTGCATTACGGGGAGTGAATCTGACTACTATGCTATGGGCAGACTTTCGGAGGATGTTTttctccaagtatttcactgaagaCGTGCGCAGTAGGATGATTCGAGATTTCATGAGTCTCCAGCAGGGAGACAAGACAGTTGTGGAGTACATTCGttagttcgagaggggctgtcacttggtgccattgattgctgacagtgcacctgagaagatgagacagtttatcGAGGGACTCAGGGCAgagatcaagcatgacgttcgtatggcggacgtccttacttatgagacgacagtcagtagagccttgcgttcggaggatggtaggagagagatccacagggagcagcagggtaagaggaaGTTTCAGTCTggatatcagcgaccatcttcgcagcctcctacgaagaagcagtatactgggccgtctaagggcccaaaCCAGCaaaagccacagcagcagaggcagcagCCTAGGGGTGGGCCCCCTAATGCTGGAggatatcctacttgcccgaagtgccagaagatgcatccaGGACCATGTCTTCTAGGAGCGGGCGTCCGTTTTCATTGTaaggagccagggcaccagatggccaattgcccgaggaagaagaacactacagggagagtgttcgtgatgcaggctgaggaggcagacccagatacctccttgatcaccggtatatcttacccctagtatttcataatttcttcctttggttaagaatttcgatttttctttgtggaataatttgttatttgggatttttctatctgcatgttagaatatgaagcatgttttacttgtgattagaattaagggttattagtgactcatctttgggggaaaagtttagtagtggtatgaagttgttgggattcttttgcgtgcagggagaattctagttggaggcaactccacgtttgcgttgctagattcaggggctacgcattcgtttatctccctagagtttatcagacggataggcatcacacctgagattttcgatagtggttatgatgtcactatgccgtcaggacagattatttctacctctagtgttattcgagagctggagttggagctgcaggggcactccattcgcgcagatgtagtggttttgccgtCGAGcggttttgatttgatattgggtatggactggttgacagtcaatggagcttcgattgattttcgtcggaggacagtgtcagtgaaaccaccgggaggcgacccgtttaatttttatgcatctcaaagcagtgatattcctcaggtgatatctcttatttaggcgaggaagctgttgaaacggggttgccgaggtttcCTAGCAAGtgttgtcacggcctcagaaccagccagtagatcattatcagatatagaggtagTTCGTAACtttccggacgtctttccggaggatgttgcagggattccaccagtgagagaggtggagttcagtatcgacttattgccaaacactgtgcctatctcaaaggcaccatacagacttgctcctaccaagatgaaagagttgaaggagcagattcaggagttattagagaaaggctttgttcgtcctagcttttctccatggggagctccagtgttatttgtgaagaagaaggatggcagtatgagactgtgcatcgattatcgagagctcaacagagtcacggtgaagaataagtacccactgccgaggatagaggacttatttgatcagttgcagggagcttcagtgttctccaagatcgatctgcgatctggttatcatcagctgcgagttagagaggcagatgtgtccaagactgctttccggacacgttatgagcattacgagttcttagtgattccatttgggttgaccaatgctccaacggttttcatggatctcatgaaccgggtatttcagccgtatcttgatcagttcatcatagttttcattgatgatatcttgatctactctaggagcgttgaggagcataggcagcatctacagacagccttgcagactttgagggagcatcgtttgtatgccaagttcagcaagtgcgagttttggcttgagcaggtggcattttttggccacattatttctagagatgggattgcagtggatcagacgaaggttgaggcagtgcagaaatggggtattccgaggaatgcttcggagattcgcagttttttgggtttggcaggatactataggaagttcatcaagggtttttcctctattgcagtacccttgacttccttaaccaagaagaatgcgaagtttgtttggagtccagactgtcagaggagcttcgatcagctgaaggaagcactcactaccgcaccagttttggcgatggcagtaccacacgaggagttagtggtgtacactgacgcgtctaagctaggtttaggcgcagtacttatgcagtatggtaaggttattgcgtatgcgtcgaggcagttgaagattcatgagcagaactacccgacacatgatttggagttagcagcagtggtcttcgctttgaaaatctggaggcactatctgtatggcaagaagtgcaaaattttcactgatcacaagagcctcaagtacttcttcactcagaaggagttgaacatgaggcaaggagatggttggagttggttaaggattacgactgtgacattagctaccatccaggtaaagctaatgtagtggccgatgctttgagtcggaagtcgtcagtggtatcgtgtttgacagtgcagttaccactgcagagtaagattcagaggtttgatttggagttttactcgagtggtcatgcaccgagcttgtcagtgttgacggtgcagccgattctacgggatcggatcagagagggacagtctacagatgaggagttgcagcgttggaggcagagagatgaggccaagggtggtcttctgtatacaattgtggatggcattgttcagtaccgtggtaggatgtgggtaccgaacgtcgatcagttgagagctgagattctagcagaggctcacacatctccgtacttcattcaccccggaagtacgaagatgtaccgagatttgcagctattgtattggtggcccgggataaAGGGAGACATcaggagagttgtgtcagagtgtttgacttgtcagcgagtcaaggcagagcatcagcgtccagtaggacttcttagacctcttcctattccggaatggaaatgggagaacattacgatggattttgtagttggccttccgaggagtaacagaggttgcacagctatttgggtgatcgtcgatagactcaccaagtcagctcatttcttgccggtgaggactacctactctttgacacagtatgcagagctttacatcaaggagattgttagactgcatggcataccagtgtctatcgtatccgatagagatccgagaatcacatccgcgttttggaagagtctgcatacagcattggggaccagattactgttcagcacagcttttcatccccagacagatggtcagtctgagagggtgatacagGTTCTTGAGGATTTactgagagcctgtgtcatcgattttcagggctcatgAGAGACGAGATTGCCGTTAGTGGCCGCGACTGGGATGCTGTCGATCGTGAATAAAATTCAGCCGTCTCAGCTGGCGGAAGAACAGAGGAACGCCGCCAGGCTGTTCAAGCAGCTTCAAAATCAAATCCAGACCATGATTTGCATAGGGAATCCCACGGAAGCTGATGTGAAAGAATTCATGGAAAAAGTGTTGGCTCTGGATAAAGCATACCCCCTCCCTCTCCTTGGGGTAATGCTGGAAAAGTTCCCCGAGACTGTGGAGCCCGCAGTCTGGTGGCCGACGGAGTGGCGGCGGAGACAGCCAAAAGGGCCCGGCGGGGACAAAGATTTCAACGGCTGGGACGGGAAATTAGAGGAAGAAATGAGAGAGATGGTGAAGGTGATGAGAATAAAAGATAGAGAAGACTACTTGAGATTGGCCAATAAAGCTGTAAAACTCAACAAAATTCTCGCCGTCACGGCTCCGGTGCTGACGGGCTTAGCGGCCCTGGGttcaattagagtgcattggattcccaacttaatattcttaagctaaaacacctatacggattctgttagactcgtgcatcatttacaagcttattacaacatatattggtatttgcaatgatttatacattgtaaaagagtgatgaagacaccatattgtcttaatctaatcaattagagtccattggagtccctacttgataatattacgatAATACACATAttcggattttgattgacttgtg comes from the Henckelia pumila isolate YLH828 chromosome 1, ASM3356847v2, whole genome shotgun sequence genome and includes:
- the LOC140876410 gene encoding probable F-box protein At4g22030, with the protein product MATLNSSSLLNPSISSSSSSSSSSSTRRKIMVRAAINIPQRISNSRPELRTNGLDELQPLSINTGIFKRFDENIHGADPYLVMEKIYAILEAVADRVEMHKNIGDQRTHWNSLLLNSINAIILAAATMAGIASMSAGAPVAALKFSSTAMYVAATGMLSIVNKIQPSQLAEEQRNAARLFKQLQNQIQTMICIGNPTEADVKEFMEKVLALDKAYPLPLLGVMLEKFPETVEPAVWWPTERRRRQPKGPGGDKDFNGWDGKLEEEMREMVKVMRIKDREDYLRLANKAVKLNKILAVTAPVLTGLAALGSAFVGSPSHGGWAVMVGVVGGAFASVVNALEHGGQVGMVFEMYRSNAGFFKLMEEWIEWNLREEELERRENGELLEMKVCLQLGRSLSELRDVAASSSIKGINNIDEFAGKLF
- the LOC140870234 gene encoding probable F-box protein At4g22030, whose product is MLSIVNKIQPSQLAEEQRNAARLFKQLQNQIQTMICIGNPTEADVKEFMEKVLALDKAYPLPLLGVMLEKFPETVEPAVWWPTEWRRRQPKGPGGDKDFNGWDGKLEEEMREMVKVMRIKDREDYLRLANKAVKLNKILAVTAPVLTGLAALGSIRSIVVPT